One region of Duncaniella freteri genomic DNA includes:
- a CDS encoding DUF4376 domain-containing protein, translating into MEGDNMYWRDGFYSKPVDGGVEISMEYYKELLEGQDGGLLILEDETGIPVLRMYEPSIEELRIIKLQELEEYDRSSAVNTISIGGVSGWLDKATRVGLMNSISVEQASGRTETSIWLGDHRFIMPITEAVGILRQIEIYTVDCNNATREHAAAIRGLRSKEDIEAYDFKTGYPDRPCFTV; encoded by the coding sequence ATGGAAGGCGACAATATGTATTGGAGGGATGGCTTCTATAGCAAACCGGTTGATGGAGGTGTAGAGATCTCCATGGAGTATTACAAAGAATTGTTGGAAGGGCAGGATGGAGGGCTGTTAATTTTGGAGGATGAGACAGGGATCCCTGTCCTCAGGATGTATGAGCCGTCTATCGAAGAACTCAGGATTATCAAACTCCAAGAGCTGGAGGAGTACGACCGCTCTTCGGCTGTAAACACGATCAGCATCGGAGGTGTCTCCGGATGGCTTGACAAGGCTACGCGTGTGGGGCTGATGAACTCCATATCGGTGGAGCAGGCAAGCGGCAGGACAGAGACGAGCATATGGCTCGGCGATCATCGTTTTATCATGCCGATTACAGAGGCTGTAGGAATCCTGAGACAGATTGAGATCTATACTGTAGACTGCAACAATGCCACACGTGAGCATGCAGCAGCGATAAGGGGGCTCCGGTCCAAGGAGGATATAGAGGCGTACGATTTCAAGACCGGCTATCCTGATAGGCCATGTTTCACTGTATGA
- a CDS encoding DNA adenine methylase, whose translation MDRIYKCAPLPFMGQKRYFLRTFIEVLEQAVGEIDTVVDLFGGSGLLSHTAKRVLPGCRVVYNDFDRYVDRLAAVEQTNGILRAIKECLTGVEPNKRLSDRQCADVLDIVHDYEKQNGYADILTIGRSVLFSGKWAKSLDELRRHTMYNRVHSGDYRTDGYLDGLEVVHLDYQDLFDLHRDNPRVLFLMDPPYLTTECGMYENYWKLTDYLNVLRLLKGTKYVYFTSDKSQIVELCQWLADEYREAAPMWGAEIRQRTNTLNYQAKFNDMMITRL comes from the coding sequence ATGGATAGGATCTACAAATGCGCGCCGCTTCCCTTCATGGGGCAGAAGCGCTATTTCCTCCGGACCTTTATCGAGGTGCTGGAGCAGGCAGTAGGTGAGATTGATACGGTGGTGGACCTTTTCGGCGGTTCCGGGCTGCTGTCGCACACGGCAAAAAGGGTGCTCCCGGGGTGCCGGGTGGTGTACAACGACTTCGACCGCTATGTCGACAGACTGGCGGCCGTGGAGCAGACCAATGGAATTTTAAGGGCAATTAAAGAGTGTTTAACTGGTGTTGAACCCAACAAGCGCCTCTCAGACCGGCAGTGCGCCGACGTCCTGGATATAGTGCACGACTATGAGAAACAAAATGGCTATGCCGATATTCTTACAATAGGTCGCTCCGTGCTTTTCTCCGGCAAGTGGGCCAAGAGCCTGGACGAACTGCGCAGACACACGATGTATAACCGCGTCCACAGCGGTGACTACCGCACCGACGGCTATCTGGACGGACTGGAAGTCGTGCATCTTGATTACCAGGATCTGTTTGACCTGCACCGTGACAATCCACGTGTGTTGTTCCTCATGGACCCGCCGTATCTTACGACAGAGTGCGGAATGTATGAGAATTATTGGAAGCTGACCGACTATCTGAACGTGTTGCGGCTGCTTAAAGGTACGAAATACGTTTATTTCACAAGCGACAAGTCGCAGATTGTCGAGCTCTGCCAGTGGCTCGCTGATGAGTACCGGGAAGCGGCACCAATGTGGGGCGCGGAAATACGCCAGCGCACAAACACGCTGAACTATCAAGCTAAATTTAACGATATGATGATAACGCGACTCTGA
- a CDS encoding DUF2149 domain-containing protein has product MARRRSILRRGEDSDPMSVVSNLFDVAMVFAVALMVALVSRYNMTEMFSQEDFTMVKNPGKENMEIITKEGEKINRYTPSEEQNSSGNKGKRVGTAYELENGDIIYVPE; this is encoded by the coding sequence ATGGCACGAAGACGTTCTATACTCCGGCGCGGAGAGGATTCTGATCCTATGAGCGTCGTGAGCAATCTTTTTGATGTGGCAATGGTGTTTGCCGTAGCTCTGATGGTTGCTCTTGTAAGTCGCTACAATATGACGGAGATGTTTTCACAAGAGGACTTCACAATGGTCAAGAATCCCGGCAAAGAAAATATGGAAATCATAACAAAAGAGGGCGAAAAAATCAATCGCTACACTCCATCGGAAGAGCAGAACTCTTCCGGCAACAAAGGTAAAAGAGTAGGAACCGCCTACGAACTTGAAAACGGAGACATCATTTATGTACCCGAATAA
- a CDS encoding MotA/TolQ/ExbB proton channel family protein translates to MNVISNILYWISTGLLVPVIVLLIYFFIRSIILIGGFFGQYMTEKKTATILDKKVKDLNPSNINDFLASFSDRKGILVIDYLNEIYKSADSPARLDMLVSEYELAAEKNIATSKILTKMGPILGLMGTLIPMGPALVGLATGDIASMAYNMQVAFATTVVGLVVSAIGFVTQQAKERWALHNLMILDFIVQTLKEKK, encoded by the coding sequence ATGAATGTAATTTCAAATATCCTTTACTGGATTTCGACAGGACTGCTTGTACCTGTCATCGTATTGCTGATCTATTTCTTTATACGGTCAATAATCCTCATCGGCGGATTCTTCGGACAGTATATGACGGAAAAGAAGACCGCAACAATATTGGACAAAAAGGTTAAGGATCTCAATCCTTCAAACATCAATGACTTTCTTGCGTCTTTTTCAGACAGGAAAGGGATCTTGGTCATCGACTATCTGAATGAAATCTATAAATCAGCTGATAGCCCTGCGAGATTGGATATGCTCGTATCAGAATACGAGCTTGCCGCAGAGAAAAACATCGCGACATCTAAGATTCTTACTAAAATGGGCCCGATACTTGGTCTTATGGGGACACTGATTCCGATGGGACCGGCTCTCGTAGGTCTCGCTACAGGAGATATAGCTTCTATGGCATACAATATGCAAGTAGCTTTTGCTACAACTGTGGTGGGGCTTGTGGTAAGTGCTATAGGATTTGTAACACAGCAGGCTAAGGAACGCTGGGCGTTGCATAATCTCATGATTCTTGACTTCATTGTTCAAACACTCAAAGAGAAAAAATAA
- a CDS encoding cobaltochelatase subunit CobN produces the protein MTRKKIILASVAVVILITVAIVAWRSMASSTKIAFVNYQPITLGEIGKANDNSFIKIENLDVEDLENASKFDMVFVNGMGLRITEEQRESLSKAAESGTPVITTAATNPDNYIVSTDSVDTEFLKQYLQGGGRTNYRSMLNYVRKYIDGKKLFIGEISDPKQAPSGMFYHQDPKDPDNEMLYFDSLSEYRNFLNENNLLKSNSPEIILTGQMGVPDELIAELESTGNIVYPISNIQQAINNGITDSISPSAMINMAHGRMGDVVVEYLKEKNIPLFSPLNVNRDYNEWMDDKMGMNGGFMSQSIVTPEIDGAIRPYALFAQYEGTDGVPVIKAIPERLTEFVETVNNYVSLRHKYNREKKVVIFYFKGPGQNSLVAEGLEVAPSLYNMLNRLKLEGYKVDNLPSSLAVFEKLINDRGRVFGNYATGAMSDFVKKANPEIITRSDYEKWAVNDLGQEMSEEITAVDGEFPGHGLKTDNGDLALARLQFGNIVLIPQTAAGLGDDDFKIVHGTDMAPPHAYVASYLWARNGFNADAIIHFGAHGSLEFTPRKQVALGSRDWSDRLVGTIPHFYIYSTSNVGEAMMAKRRSYAGIINYLTPPFLESNVRGIYKNLTDAIASYNKEVESDNPDSSRLDAASRLVKKYVVELGIHRELRLDSLISKPYSASEISRIESFAEELANEKITGALYVMGIPYEKDKLKSTVLAMTVDPIAYSLLTLDKQRGKIKDNKSEGLAFTGRYLTPARTLVANILAENRLATDAEICKIAGISMTDLQSARAVTEDINGSKDLFSKMMVMGSSMPIAAPTAKLSERKESSSAKMKKMMNATGMSPEKALEMAKKMGADSAAIEKMRSAIQRKSLKPQKGGANASNAMGMSSSKYTKEEIEKASAIMEIERAIKNVSLYAAALADSPEYEFVSVINALNGGFIAPTSGGDPVLNPLVLPTGRNMFAINAEETPSAVAWEKGKTLADNTLKMYREAHNDSLPRKVSYTLWSSEFIETEGATIAQILYMLGVEPLRDPFGRVTDLRLIPSEELGRPRIDVVVQTSGQLRDLAASRLFLITRAVEMASQAKDDKYPNYVSEGVVESEKHLVNKGVSPKEAREMSTARVFGGVDGNYGSGIQEMVEAGDRWDDESQIAETYIHNMGASYGSEKDWERMRDFAFEAALTRTDVVVQPRQSNTWGALSLDHVYEFMGGMNLAVRNVTGKDPDAYLADYRNRSHAKMQEVKEAIGVESRTTILNPTYIKEKMNGGAGDASGIADVVRNTYGWNVMKPDVIDNELWNDIYDTYIKDSHNLGTKDFFKNTNPAAIEEITAVMLETARKGMWKATDEQLATLAELHTEIVNEYQPSCSGFVCNNSKLRDYIASNVDKATADAYNNSISNIRAENADGDDGVVMKKDELNNIDKVTSRINSGVVLGIVAICALIVFLVIRRRRNLNK, from the coding sequence ATGACAAGAAAAAAAATAATTCTTGCATCAGTAGCAGTGGTGATTTTAATTACCGTTGCTATTGTTGCGTGGAGAAGCATGGCATCATCCACAAAAATAGCGTTCGTAAACTATCAGCCAATCACTCTCGGAGAAATCGGTAAAGCCAATGACAACTCTTTCATTAAGATAGAAAATCTTGATGTCGAAGATTTAGAAAATGCCTCTAAATTCGATATGGTATTTGTCAATGGAATGGGATTGAGAATCACCGAGGAGCAGCGTGAGTCATTGTCAAAGGCAGCGGAGTCCGGCACACCCGTAATAACGACAGCTGCCACAAATCCCGACAATTATATCGTATCAACCGATTCCGTTGACACGGAATTTCTGAAACAGTACCTTCAAGGCGGTGGTCGTACGAATTATAGAAGTATGCTCAACTATGTAAGAAAATATATAGATGGCAAAAAACTGTTTATTGGCGAAATCAGCGACCCCAAACAGGCACCAAGCGGAATGTTTTATCACCAAGACCCCAAGGATCCTGACAATGAAATGTTATATTTCGATTCATTGTCTGAATATAGGAACTTTCTAAATGAAAACAATTTGCTTAAATCCAACTCTCCTGAAATTATTCTGACCGGACAGATGGGGGTCCCCGATGAATTGATAGCCGAATTGGAATCAACAGGCAACATCGTTTACCCCATTTCAAATATCCAGCAGGCAATCAACAACGGAATAACAGACAGTATTTCCCCATCGGCAATGATAAACATGGCTCACGGAAGGATGGGCGATGTCGTCGTGGAGTATCTGAAAGAAAAGAATATACCTCTGTTTTCGCCATTGAATGTCAATCGCGATTATAATGAATGGATGGATGACAAGATGGGTATGAACGGTGGTTTCATGTCCCAGAGTATCGTGACTCCTGAGATTGATGGTGCTATAAGACCTTACGCCCTATTTGCTCAGTATGAAGGTACCGACGGAGTGCCGGTGATAAAAGCTATTCCTGAACGACTGACTGAATTCGTTGAGACTGTCAATAATTATGTGAGTCTAAGGCATAAGTACAATAGAGAGAAGAAAGTTGTAATTTTCTACTTCAAAGGTCCTGGACAAAATTCTCTTGTCGCCGAAGGATTGGAGGTCGCACCCTCTTTATACAATATGCTCAACCGGCTCAAACTGGAAGGATACAAAGTGGATAACCTTCCTTCATCACTCGCAGTGTTTGAAAAATTGATTAATGACCGTGGTCGGGTATTCGGAAATTACGCGACAGGGGCAATGTCTGATTTTGTCAAAAAAGCCAATCCTGAGATTATAACCCGCTCCGATTATGAAAAATGGGCTGTAAATGACCTCGGTCAAGAAATGTCGGAAGAGATAACAGCTGTTGACGGTGAGTTTCCCGGTCATGGTCTTAAGACAGACAACGGAGATCTTGCACTTGCCAGACTTCAATTCGGCAATATTGTCCTTATTCCTCAGACGGCAGCCGGACTTGGAGATGATGATTTCAAAATTGTCCATGGTACGGATATGGCACCCCCTCATGCTTACGTTGCCTCTTATTTATGGGCTCGTAACGGCTTTAATGCTGATGCCATCATCCATTTTGGAGCACACGGTTCGCTGGAGTTTACACCGAGAAAGCAGGTGGCACTCGGCAGCCGTGACTGGTCAGACAGGCTGGTCGGCACAATACCTCATTTTTATATCTATTCCACAAGTAATGTAGGTGAAGCGATGATGGCAAAACGCCGCAGCTATGCCGGAATCATAAATTATCTCACCCCACCATTTCTGGAAAGCAATGTGCGTGGTATTTACAAAAACCTGACTGATGCAATAGCATCCTATAATAAAGAAGTCGAATCAGATAATCCTGACAGCAGTCGTCTTGATGCGGCCTCACGACTCGTGAAGAAGTATGTTGTAGAGCTTGGAATACATAGAGAACTCCGATTGGACAGTCTTATTTCAAAACCCTACTCTGCAAGTGAAATTTCCAGAATAGAGAGTTTTGCAGAGGAACTTGCCAATGAGAAAATCACAGGCGCATTATATGTTATGGGAATACCATACGAAAAGGATAAACTGAAATCGACTGTACTGGCGATGACTGTTGACCCGATAGCGTACAGCCTTCTTACTCTTGACAAACAACGTGGCAAGATAAAGGACAATAAGTCTGAAGGATTGGCATTCACCGGTCGATATTTGACACCAGCGCGCACACTTGTAGCAAATATTCTTGCGGAGAACCGCTTAGCTACCGATGCCGAGATTTGTAAAATTGCCGGTATTTCTATGACTGATTTGCAGAGTGCCAGAGCTGTTACCGAAGACATTAATGGTTCAAAAGACTTATTCTCGAAGATGATGGTAATGGGGTCGTCCATGCCAATAGCCGCTCCTACGGCTAAATTATCCGAAAGGAAAGAAAGTTCTTCTGCCAAAATGAAAAAAATGATGAATGCCACCGGTATGTCACCGGAGAAAGCTCTTGAAATGGCAAAGAAAATGGGTGCGGATTCTGCTGCAATTGAAAAAATGAGATCCGCAATACAAAGAAAATCATTAAAGCCCCAAAAAGGAGGTGCGAATGCCTCGAATGCCATGGGTATGTCATCTTCGAAATATACTAAAGAAGAGATAGAAAAAGCGTCGGCAATAATGGAGATTGAACGTGCCATTAAAAATGTCAGTCTTTATGCTGCGGCATTGGCTGATAGCCCTGAATATGAATTTGTTTCAGTCATCAACGCTTTGAATGGCGGTTTTATCGCTCCGACCTCTGGCGGCGACCCGGTCCTCAATCCTCTGGTATTGCCGACCGGAAGAAATATGTTTGCTATAAATGCAGAAGAAACGCCTTCGGCTGTAGCATGGGAAAAGGGAAAAACTCTGGCAGATAATACTCTCAAAATGTATCGTGAGGCCCACAACGATTCACTGCCCCGAAAGGTCAGTTATACGTTATGGAGCAGTGAGTTCATTGAGACCGAGGGCGCTACAATAGCCCAGATTTTATATATGCTTGGTGTGGAGCCGCTTAGAGATCCTTTTGGACGTGTGACTGATTTGCGGTTGATCCCATCTGAAGAACTTGGACGTCCGAGAATTGATGTTGTAGTCCAGACCTCCGGACAATTACGGGATCTGGCAGCTTCCAGACTATTCTTGATTACAAGAGCCGTAGAAATGGCATCTCAGGCAAAAGATGATAAATATCCTAACTATGTTTCAGAAGGTGTCGTTGAATCTGAAAAGCATCTTGTAAATAAGGGAGTATCACCCAAAGAGGCTCGTGAGATGTCAACTGCAAGAGTGTTTGGCGGTGTAGATGGCAACTACGGAAGCGGAATACAGGAGATGGTTGAGGCTGGAGACAGATGGGATGACGAAAGTCAGATAGCCGAGACATATATCCATAATATGGGTGCGTCTTATGGCTCGGAGAAAGATTGGGAAAGAATGCGTGATTTCGCGTTTGAGGCAGCTTTGACACGCACTGATGTAGTAGTCCAGCCTCGACAGAGTAATACATGGGGAGCTCTGAGTCTCGACCATGTGTATGAGTTCATGGGTGGTATGAATCTCGCTGTACGTAACGTAACAGGTAAAGACCCGGATGCTTACCTTGCCGATTACCGAAATCGCAGTCATGCAAAAATGCAGGAAGTAAAAGAAGCTATCGGCGTAGAAAGCAGGACAACCATCCTCAATCCGACATACATCAAGGAAAAAATGAACGGCGGTGCCGGGGATGCCTCAGGAATTGCTGATGTCGTAAGGAACACATACGGCTGGAATGTGATGAAACCTGATGTCATTGACAACGAATTATGGAACGACATTTATGATACCTACATAAAGGACAGCCATAACCTCGGCACAAAAGATTTCTTCAAAAACACCAATCCGGCTGCCATAGAAGAAATCACGGCGGTAATGCTCGAAACAGCAAGGAAAGGTATGTGGAAAGCAACCGACGAGCAACTTGCCACGTTGGCTGAACTGCATACAGAAATCGTAAACGAGTATCAACCTTCGTGTTCCGGATTTGTATGCAACAATTCCAAACTTCGTGATTATATCGCGTCAAATGTTGACAAGGCTACTGCCGATGCATATAACAATTCCATCAGTAATATTCGTGCGGAAAATGCCGATGGCGATGATGGAGTAGTCATGAAGAAAGACGAACTGAACAACATTGATAAGGTCACAAGTCGCATTAATAGCGGTGTTGTGCTTGGAATAGTCGCGATATGCGCTCTTATAGTGTTCCTTGTCATAAGACGTCGCAGAAATTTGAATAAATAA
- a CDS encoding TonB-dependent receptor, with amino-acid sequence MERIKIFLAIYGLTLPFIGLADTFNGRVVDETGSPLIGATVKASNDRITTTNTDGDFCISVESSTAKLQISYIGFLTETFILKSNTGKHELRMTPDIGALEEVVVTATRTPKALKDVPVVTRLITADDIRKTDATNIQDLLTEELPGLEFTYAMSQETSLNMSGFGGKSVLFLVDGERLAGETMDNIDFNRLNLDNVGQVEVVKGASSALYGANAVGGVVNLITRENKEPWRINLNSRYKSLGNEWRSGADLNFHSGKWTSNTNFQYNTSETVKLTDAFDAESNLQNLYGGRTFNIKERLSFQPSNALRLTARGGYFNRTSTRINYDDHYIDYTAGLRGVWNIGVGKTLELSYSYDQYDKQRYVNDRRTHDHDYSNRQHIAHALYTQFFGNNVLTAGADYMNDYLLTYQFVSGETHSQSSVDAFVQFDYNPLSWLNIVASVREDYFSESKNNSVTARLATMFKFNRFSVRANYAGGFRAPTLKEMYMNFDMAGIQMIYGNPNLKPEKSHNFNLALEHNGQIRNSIFAGSYSMNAMGYFNWYDSRITTTDYPGDSTNEPGAIYCNEDGVKVAGIDISARYRLQMGLGMTLNYNYLHTMGRTVDSQFSNPRPHSMTWRLDYERRLCSAYKFYAGISGRYLAKPESKYDTDNAYSVWKFTLQQEVWRGINVNFIIDNLLNYRPKVYYWNSLPTLGRTWSIGVSLDIDTMFR; translated from the coding sequence ATGGAAAGAATTAAAATTTTCCTTGCCATCTACGGACTAACGCTCCCTTTCATCGGACTCGCCGATACCTTTAACGGCCGGGTGGTCGATGAAACGGGGAGTCCGTTGATAGGCGCAACGGTCAAGGCATCCAATGATAGGATTACGACGACTAACACCGATGGTGATTTCTGTATTAGTGTAGAAAGCTCCACTGCAAAGCTTCAAATATCATATATCGGATTCCTTACAGAGACGTTTATATTAAAAAGCAATACCGGCAAACATGAGTTACGGATGACTCCGGATATAGGTGCCTTAGAGGAAGTGGTAGTCACTGCAACCCGTACACCTAAGGCTCTGAAAGATGTTCCTGTTGTCACAAGATTGATAACTGCGGATGACATACGCAAGACTGACGCAACAAATATACAGGACTTGCTTACAGAAGAGCTTCCGGGGCTTGAATTTACATACGCAATGAGTCAGGAGACATCATTAAATATGAGTGGCTTTGGTGGAAAATCCGTTCTGTTTCTCGTTGACGGAGAACGGCTTGCCGGAGAGACAATGGACAACATTGATTTCAACCGACTCAATCTTGACAATGTCGGTCAGGTTGAAGTTGTGAAAGGTGCTTCATCTGCGTTATATGGAGCCAATGCCGTAGGTGGCGTTGTCAACCTTATCACCCGTGAGAATAAAGAACCATGGCGTATCAATCTCAATTCAAGATATAAAAGTCTCGGAAATGAATGGAGATCAGGCGCAGACCTTAACTTTCATTCCGGGAAATGGACATCAAACACAAACTTTCAGTACAATACTTCTGAAACTGTCAAGCTTACTGATGCATTTGATGCCGAATCGAATCTGCAAAACTTATATGGTGGACGAACATTCAACATCAAGGAACGACTGTCTTTCCAGCCATCGAATGCACTACGCCTGACAGCAAGAGGTGGATATTTCAATAGGACGAGCACTCGAATAAATTATGACGACCACTATATTGACTATACTGCGGGGCTCCGTGGAGTATGGAATATAGGAGTCGGAAAGACACTTGAATTATCATACAGCTACGACCAGTACGATAAGCAACGATATGTAAACGACCGACGCACCCACGACCATGACTATAGTAATCGTCAGCATATCGCTCACGCTTTATATACTCAGTTCTTTGGGAATAACGTATTAACGGCTGGAGCCGACTACATGAATGATTATCTTCTGACTTATCAGTTCGTAAGTGGAGAAACTCATTCACAGTCTTCAGTTGATGCTTTTGTTCAGTTTGACTATAACCCATTGTCTTGGCTGAATATTGTAGCAAGTGTACGTGAGGATTATTTTTCGGAATCAAAAAACAATTCGGTCACAGCCCGACTTGCCACTATGTTCAAATTCAACCGTTTTTCAGTGAGGGCTAACTATGCCGGAGGTTTCAGAGCTCCAACCCTCAAAGAAATGTATATGAATTTCGATATGGCAGGAATACAGATGATTTATGGCAATCCTAACCTTAAACCGGAGAAAAGCCACAACTTCAATCTTGCGCTTGAGCATAATGGTCAGATCCGTAACAGTATTTTTGCCGGTTCCTATAGCATGAATGCAATGGGCTATTTCAACTGGTATGACAGCCGAATCACCACCACTGACTATCCTGGGGATTCGACCAATGAACCGGGAGCCATCTATTGTAACGAGGATGGAGTAAAAGTAGCAGGCATAGATATTTCAGCACGTTACAGACTACAAATGGGATTGGGAATGACGTTGAATTACAATTACCTGCATACAATGGGAAGAACCGTTGACTCTCAGTTTTCCAATCCCCGTCCACACTCCATGACTTGGAGGCTGGATTATGAAAGACGCTTATGCAGTGCATATAAATTTTATGCCGGTATATCCGGAAGGTATCTTGCCAAGCCGGAATCAAAGTACGACACAGACAATGCTTATTCTGTTTGGAAATTCACGCTCCAACAGGAGGTATGGCGCGGGATAAATGTCAATTTTATAATTGACAATCTGTTGAACTATCGACCTAAAGTATATTACTGGAACTCACTTCCTACGCTTGGACGGACTTGGTCGATAGGAGTATCATTAGATATTGACACAATGTTTAGATGA
- a CDS encoding calycin-like domain-containing protein, producing the protein MNQIKFLFATIMAVVFLTTFSSCNDEKDEPAVPAAKTIQGTYAGNLECTVMGSASIFEGKTFIVNATDESTVSVVLPAFGEAPMALPSITLTGVKVTEANGVVTLATTEVTGQTDAGKSYTCTFSGTVQDKTLNLKFNLQYGAMPMPMICSSTALKQ; encoded by the coding sequence ATGAACCAAATTAAGTTTCTTTTTGCCACAATCATGGCTGTTGTCTTCTTGACAACATTCTCGTCGTGCAACGACGAAAAAGACGAGCCTGCGGTTCCCGCAGCAAAAACAATTCAGGGTACATACGCCGGTAATCTGGAATGTACGGTGATGGGCAGTGCCTCGATATTCGAGGGCAAGACGTTCATTGTCAACGCCACGGATGAATCAACTGTTTCTGTTGTGCTCCCTGCTTTTGGCGAAGCGCCAATGGCATTGCCGTCAATCACTCTCACCGGAGTAAAAGTAACAGAAGCAAATGGCGTGGTCACTCTGGCTACTACAGAAGTAACCGGTCAGACCGATGCAGGAAAATCCTACACGTGTACCTTCTCCGGCACAGTTCAGGACAAGACCCTGAATCTGAAGTTCAATCTTCAATATGGCGCAATGCCTATGCCGATGATTTGTTCTTCAACAGCTCTGAAACAGTAA
- a CDS encoding PepSY-associated TM helix domain-containing protein — protein MKPKKHKKWKWLHKWAGLLVSVFMLLFCVSGIILNHRDAFSQFNIDRSCLPSSYKLKNYNYGIIRGTLPLDKDRILAYGSCGVWLTDSIFSNSYDFNAGLPTGIDRRNVRNIIKDQSGQIWCATTYDLYKLKGHEWKLVDLPKNHSKISDISSTPDNSGIIVLTRSNIYRVSHDDIKELTLQAPFDEDNKISLFKSIWNLHSGELWGLPGRIVVDIIAIVLIILSLTGIILFILPFSIRHSHKTILPAKILKWNFKWHNLIGYFTIVLTILVVFTGMCLRPPLMIPFVMTKTSPLPGSSLDTDNYWHDKLRAIRWDEDNQDWMISTSKGFVQLKDFSSNPVIIPSDKSPAVSPMGVNVFYREAPGVWIVGSFSGIYRWKPNEGKCYTFHDNTIVDPNRRNSFGLANDIVCGYSTDTYKPILFDYAKGTEELHPMGSDMRDQPMSLWNFALELHVGRCYSSFLGPISNLFVFMSGLIILSVLASGYIISRKIKKSPNINQ, from the coding sequence ATGAAACCAAAGAAGCACAAAAAATGGAAATGGCTCCACAAATGGGCGGGACTATTGGTCTCCGTCTTCATGTTGTTATTCTGTGTATCTGGGATAATTCTCAATCACAGGGACGCGTTTTCACAATTTAATATTGACCGCTCCTGTTTACCTTCATCATACAAATTAAAGAACTATAACTATGGGATAATCCGAGGTACATTGCCACTTGACAAAGATAGAATACTTGCCTATGGCTCATGTGGGGTGTGGTTGACGGATTCGATATTCAGCAATTCTTATGATTTTAATGCCGGACTACCGACAGGTATAGATCGACGAAATGTCAGAAATATCATAAAGGATCAGAGTGGACAAATATGGTGTGCCACAACTTATGATTTATATAAATTAAAAGGTCATGAATGGAAGCTGGTTGATTTACCAAAAAATCACTCAAAGATATCTGATATTTCATCTACACCTGACAACTCAGGAATAATTGTCCTTACTCGTTCAAACATCTATAGAGTATCACATGATGATATTAAGGAGTTAACTTTACAGGCTCCATTTGATGAGGATAATAAAATAAGTCTATTTAAGTCAATATGGAATCTGCATAGTGGTGAGCTGTGGGGGCTACCAGGTAGGATTGTTGTTGACATTATAGCCATAGTATTGATAATCCTGTCTTTGACGGGTATTATCTTGTTTATCTTGCCATTTTCTATTCGTCACAGTCATAAGACAATCCTTCCAGCGAAGATTCTAAAATGGAATTTCAAATGGCATAATCTAATCGGCTATTTCACTATTGTCCTTACGATACTTGTAGTGTTTACAGGAATGTGTTTACGCCCACCATTGATGATACCTTTTGTCATGACAAAGACATCACCGCTTCCCGGATCGAGTCTTGATACTGATAACTATTGGCATGATAAACTCCGTGCTATACGCTGGGATGAAGATAATCAAGATTGGATGATTTCAACATCAAAAGGATTCGTGCAATTAAAGGATTTTTCATCAAATCCAGTCATTATCCCTTCGGATAAAAGCCCGGCAGTAAGTCCGATGGGAGTCAACGTATTTTATAGAGAAGCCCCGGGAGTATGGATCGTCGGGTCTTTTAGCGGAATCTATCGTTGGAAACCCAATGAGGGGAAATGCTATACTTTTCATGATAACACTATTGTTGACCCCAATAGACGAAATTCATTTGGATTGGCAAACGACATAGTGTGTGGCTATAGTACTGATACATATAAGCCTATCCTATTTGATTATGCCAAAGGTACAGAAGAACTGCATCCTATGGGCAGTGACATGAGAGACCAACCAATGTCTTTATGGAATTTTGCCTTGGAACTTCATGTCGGAAGATGTTATTCATCATTCCTTGGTCCGATATCAAATCTGTTCGTCTTTATGTCTGGCTTGATAATATTGTCTGTTCTGGCATCAGGCTATATCATAAGTCGTAAAATCAAAAAATCACCTAATATAAACCAATAA